In Kryptolebias marmoratus isolate JLee-2015 linkage group LG4, ASM164957v2, whole genome shotgun sequence, the following proteins share a genomic window:
- the LOC108235586 gene encoding amphoterin-induced protein 1, protein MVEDAPQRILDMMGALTFRRSVVAVLSLLLAAAKVNGKPKIVPLDCNKTCLCASNIISCSNASLSQVPSPLPSKTAVLDLSFNSITHLYHKWAPENLGSLQSLILRNNGLYFLSTEAFVHVTNLTYLDLSFNNLRQLDELIFEPLERLQVLVLFKNNISQIDRTAFEGLASLQRLYMSHNLISRFPLEVLKDESRLGTFRLFDVSSNRLKTLLLQDLQALGAWIKNGVYFHNNPLTCSCELYVVLAQWRIKELSSVVDFPDNHTCVIPGARQEKMLILDLDRAYLNCTAVKVLKEEAYLEQSIVLDCDTKQRKMEKRWELPENSSLSLVNGTAKILSNGNLRIGPLKAAHSGVYTCYATGDSLNETLHVTVEVFNATARGGLENLKTAYTTLVGCLISVVAVIAYLYFTPCRCPCCPGQGSEKGDPAESLRSSTASIPEAQDRTGRRGAEGGGLPYGPAGLPEENGRLNPIGEEDDEVWQEGDRKRRRSDADSVSSVCSDTPMVV, encoded by the coding sequence ATGGTAGAAGACGCCCCACAGAGAATCCTGGACATGATGGGAGCCTTGACTTTCAGAAGAAGCGTCGTGGCCGTCCTGTCTTTGCTGTTAGCGGCGGCGAAAGTCAACGGGAAGCCAAAAATAGTCCCCCTGGACTGCAACAAAACTTGTTTGTGCGCTAGCAACATCATCAGCTGCTCCAATGCAAGTCTAAGTCAGGTTCCTTCACCTCTTCCATCAAAAACCGCAGTTCTGGACCTTAGCTTCAACTCCATCACCCACCTCTATCATAAATGGGCCCCTGAAAACCTTGGCAGCCTGCAGAGCCTGATACTCAGAAACAACGGCCTGTACTTCCTCTCCACTGAGGCGTTCGTGCACGTGACGAACCTCACATACCTGGACCTGTCCTTCAACAACCTCCGTCAGCTGGATGAGTTGATCTTCGAGCCGCTGGAGCGCCTCCAGGTGCTGGTGCTTTTCAAGAACAACATATCCCAGATCGACCGCACCGCCTTCGAAGGCCTCGCTTCTCTGCAGAGGCTCTACATGAGCCACAACCTGATCTCCCGCTTCCCCCTGGAGGTGCTGAAGGATGAAAGCAGGCTGGGGACGTTCCGGCTGTTTGACGTTTCCTCCAACAGGCTGAAaacgctgctgctgcaggacctCCAGGCTCTGGGCGCCTGGATCAAGAACGGCGTCTACTTCCACAACAACCCCCTGACCTGCAGCTGCGAGCTGTATGTCGTCTTGGCACAGTGGCGCATCAAGGAGCTCAGCTCGGTCGTGGACTTCCCGGACAACCACACGTGCGTGATACCGGGTGCGCGCCAGGAGAAAATGCTTATACTGGATCTGGACAGGGCCTACCTGAACTGCACCGCGGTCAAGGTCCTGAAAGAGGAGGCCTACCTGGAGCAGTCCATCGTGCTGGACTGCGACACCAAGCAGAGGAAGATGGAGAAGCGGTGGGAGCTGCCAGAAAACTCCTCGCTGTCTTTAGTGAATGGGACCGCAAAGATTCTTAGCAATGGCAACCTCCGCATAGGGCCCCTGAAGGCAGCGCACTCGGGGGTGTACACCTGCTACGCTACAGGCGATTCTCTCAACGAGACTCTGCACGTAACCGTGGAGGTGTTCAACGCCACCGCGCGCGGTGGGCTGGAGAACCTGAAAACCGCCTACACCACCCTAGTGGGGTGCCTGATCAGCGTCGTCGCGGTCATCGCCTACCTCTACTTCACACCCTGCCGCTGCCCCTGCTGCCCTGGTCAGGGCTCGGAGAAGGGCGACCCCGCCGAGAGCCTCCGCTCCTCCACCGCCAGCATCCCCGAAGCTCAGGACCGGACGGGGCGACGGGGGGCCGAGGGTGGGGGCCTCCCCTACGGGCCCGCGGGCCTGCCGGAGGAGAACGGGAGGCTGAATCCCATTGGGGAGGAGGACGACGAGGTGTGGCAGGAGGGCGACAGGAAGAGACGGAGGTCTGACGCCGACTCGGTCAGCTCGGTGTGCTCCGATACGCCCATGGTGGTTTAA